The Methanothrix soehngenii GP6 genome has a window encoding:
- a CDS encoding monovalent cation:proton antiporter family protein — translation MEMLLLGDIAVIFVLSVLVLFIFHKVRAPAIVGFIFTGALAGPQGLGLIQAIEQVDVLAEIGVILLLFTIGLEISLKDLMQMKKYVLVGGTLQVALAILAVYALLIYFGQPVGTAILIGFLVSVSSTAIVLRIIQKKSEMYTPQGRTILGILIFQDIAIVPLMLAVPLLPGAVGEVPESPLLILAKGLALVALVIISAKWLVPLALYHIARTDDRELFLLSLVAICFAVAWATSLAGLSLGLGAFLAGLTISESQYSHQAFGNVLPLRDAFTSFFFVSVGMLLDVNFLLANPLYIILLASGVMLLKSLIAGATVAIMGLPLRIAVLVGLALSQIGEFSFVLSKVGLEYGLISQELYRIFLDVAVLTMVATSSIIAVSTKLADATSRLPRFQRLNRSLPANMPDIKTMKDHLIIIGYGVNGRNVALSAKSEAIPYVIVDIDPETVKSGLRNGEPIRYGDATQEHVLLSTGVKSARVIVIAISDRTETRRMTELARRLNPDIYIIDRTRYINEMSALYNLGANEVIPEEYETSVEIFCRVLEKYEVPRERIDSFINRIRADGYEMFRSISKEPYCTTDLNMIQNEFITIKVPAGSPAAGRSLKEIGLREIGISLLAVNRESQVINHPDESFVLQPDDLAIILGSEAQLASVGYLFGRADGSQNTAS, via the coding sequence ATGGAAATGCTCCTGCTGGGGGATATTGCGGTCATATTCGTTCTATCGGTATTAGTACTCTTCATATTCCATAAGGTCAGGGCACCGGCAATCGTGGGCTTCATATTCACCGGGGCGCTGGCCGGCCCCCAGGGCCTGGGTCTGATTCAGGCCATCGAGCAGGTTGATGTCCTGGCGGAGATCGGCGTCATCCTGTTGCTCTTCACCATCGGGCTGGAGATCTCCCTGAAAGATCTGATGCAGATGAAAAAGTATGTCCTGGTTGGGGGCACCCTTCAGGTCGCCCTGGCCATCCTCGCTGTCTATGCCCTGCTGATCTACTTTGGCCAGCCGGTCGGTACGGCTATCCTGATCGGATTTCTGGTCTCCGTGAGCAGCACGGCCATTGTGCTGAGGATAATCCAGAAAAAATCCGAGATGTACACCCCCCAGGGCAGGACCATCCTGGGCATTCTCATCTTCCAGGATATCGCTATAGTTCCCCTGATGCTGGCCGTCCCCCTCCTGCCAGGCGCTGTGGGCGAGGTTCCTGAATCTCCCCTCCTCATTCTGGCCAAGGGCCTGGCTCTTGTCGCCCTGGTGATCATCAGCGCCAAATGGCTGGTCCCTCTTGCCCTTTACCACATCGCCCGGACGGATGATCGGGAGCTGTTCCTCCTGAGCCTGGTGGCGATATGCTTCGCCGTGGCCTGGGCCACCTCGTTGGCGGGATTGTCTTTGGGTCTGGGCGCATTTCTGGCAGGCCTCACCATATCCGAGTCCCAGTACAGCCATCAGGCCTTTGGCAATGTCCTGCCCCTGCGGGATGCCTTCACCAGCTTCTTTTTCGTCTCCGTCGGCATGCTCTTAGATGTCAATTTCCTGCTGGCTAATCCTCTCTATATCATCCTTTTAGCCTCCGGGGTGATGCTCCTGAAATCCCTGATCGCCGGGGCAACGGTGGCCATCATGGGCCTGCCCTTGAGAATTGCTGTTCTGGTCGGCCTGGCCCTCAGCCAGATCGGGGAGTTCTCCTTCGTCCTCTCCAAGGTGGGGCTGGAGTACGGCCTTATAAGCCAGGAGCTCTACCGGATATTTCTGGATGTTGCAGTCCTGACCATGGTGGCAACATCCTCTATCATAGCGGTATCCACAAAGCTGGCAGATGCCACATCAAGGCTCCCCCGTTTCCAGAGGCTGAATCGCTCCCTGCCTGCTAATATGCCGGATATAAAGACGATGAAAGACCACCTGATCATCATAGGATATGGGGTTAATGGCAGGAACGTGGCCCTATCTGCCAAGAGCGAGGCAATACCCTATGTAATAGTAGACATCGATCCAGAGACAGTGAAATCCGGTCTGCGTAATGGTGAGCCCATCCGGTATGGAGATGCCACCCAAGAGCATGTCCTCTTGAGCACTGGGGTCAAGAGCGCCCGGGTGATTGTGATAGCTATCTCCGATCGAACGGAAACTCGCAGGATGACCGAACTGGCCCGGAGGCTGAATCCCGACATATATATAATTGACAGGACCAGATACATCAATGAGATGAGCGCTCTATATAATTTGGGGGCAAATGAGGTTATTCCTGAGGAGTATGAGACCAGTGTGGAGATATTTTGCCGGGTTTTGGAGAAGTATGAAGTGCCAAGGGAGAGGATAGACTCTTTCATAAATCGTATCCGGGCAGATGGGTATGAGATGTTTCGCAGCATCTCCAAAGAGCCCTACTGCACCACTGACCTCAATATGATTCAGAATGAATTCATCACCATCAAGGTCCCGGCCGGCTCGCCTGCGGCAGGAAGGTCCCTGAAGGAGATCGGATTGAGAGAGATAGGCATATCCTTGCTGGCGGTAAATAGGGAATCTCAGGTGATCAACCATCCTGATGAGAGCTTCGTTCTTCAGCCGGATGATTTGGCCATCATCCTGGGCTCCGAGGCCCAGCTAGCATCGGTCGGCTATCTCTTCGGCAGGGCTGATGGCTCTCAAAATACGGCCTCGTAA
- a CDS encoding MBL fold metallo-hydrolase: protein MLQDSAHLMEEAAERERRHASNMKRPPRPPLYTRGDAERAMRQFKSLDYSKKFNIGDISVRFSDAGHILGSTIVEMDIGKKRLVFSGDLGRPDTPILRDPQRVDEADWLVLESTYCDNPGIRHR, encoded by the coding sequence ATGCTCCAGGACTCCGCCCACCTGATGGAAGAGGCGGCGGAAAGGGAACGCCGCCATGCCAGCAATATGAAAAGGCCTCCTCGTCCGCCTCTATACACCAGAGGAGATGCAGAAAGGGCAATGCGCCAGTTTAAATCCTTAGACTACTCCAAGAAATTTAATATCGGGGACATATCTGTTCGATTCAGTGATGCAGGCCATATCCTGGGCTCAACTATCGTTGAGATGGATATTGGCAAAAAGAGGCTGGTCTTCAGCGGAGACCTGGGCAGGCCGGACACCCCAATCCTCCGTGATCCTCAAAGGGTGGACGAGGCCGACTGGCTGGTGCTCGAGTCCACCTATTGTGATAATCCCGGCATTCGCCATAGGTAG
- a CDS encoding tetratricopeptide repeat protein, which translates to MIETKLKLILAFMVLLATVVMPAFGQQTAAEWLEKGNAFVMLSMYDEAIQAYDQAISIDPQDAYAWSNKGEALRALGRYDEAIQAYDQAISIDPQYAYAWSNKGEALRALGKYDEAINACDQAISINPQDAFAWTIKGNALYDLGKYDEAINAYDQAISIDPQYAYAWSNKGTALGHLGKYDEAIKACDQAISIDPQNAYAWYNKGTVLGILGKYDEAIKPFDQAISIDPQFAEAWYNKGTALGRLGKYDEAIKACDQAISIDPQLAETWTIKGIALYDLGKYDEAIQAYDQAISINPQIAEAWYNKGVALTALGKYDEAIKACDQAISINPQDAFAWTIKGIALYDLGKYDEAIQAYDQANRINPQFAEAWYNKGVALTALGKYDEAIKACDQAISINPQFAEAWYNKGVVLKALGKYDEAIKAFESGYQH; encoded by the coding sequence GTGATTGAGACGAAACTGAAATTGATATTGGCTTTTATGGTGCTATTGGCGACGGTTGTGATGCCCGCATTTGGACAGCAGACTGCTGCGGAATGGCTGGAGAAAGGAAATGCTTTTGTGATGCTGAGCATGTACGATGAGGCCATACAGGCTTACGATCAGGCTATCAGCATAGATCCACAGGATGCCTATGCCTGGTCCAACAAGGGCGAAGCGCTCAGGGCCCTAGGCAGATATGATGAGGCCATACAGGCTTACGATCAGGCTATCAGCATAGATCCACAGTATGCCTATGCCTGGTCCAACAAGGGCGAAGCGCTCAGGGCCCTAGGCAAATATGATGAGGCCATCAACGCTTGCGATCAGGCTATCAGCATCAATCCACAGGATGCCTTCGCCTGGACCATTAAAGGTAATGCGCTCTATGACCTAGGCAAATATGATGAGGCCATCAACGCTTACGATCAAGCTATCAGCATAGATCCACAGTATGCCTATGCCTGGTCCAACAAAGGCACTGCGCTCGGTCACCTGGGCAAATACGATGAGGCCATCAAGGCTTGCGATCAGGCGATCAGCATTGATCCGCAGAATGCCTATGCCTGGTACAACAAAGGCACTGTGCTCGGTATCCTGGGCAAATACGATGAGGCCATCAAGCCTTTCGATCAGGCTATCAGCATTGATCCTCAGTTTGCCGAAGCCTGGTACAACAAAGGCACTGCGCTCGGTCGCCTGGGCAAGTACGATGAGGCCATCAAGGCTTGCGATCAGGCGATCAGTATTGATCCTCAGTTAGCCGAAACCTGGACCATTAAAGGTATTGCGCTCTATGACCTAGGCAAATACGATGAGGCCATACAGGCTTACGATCAAGCTATCAGCATCAATCCGCAGATTGCCGAAGCCTGGTACAACAAAGGCGTTGCGCTCACGGCCCTAGGCAAATACGATGAGGCCATCAAGGCTTGCGATCAGGCGATCAGCATCAATCCACAGGATGCCTTCGCCTGGACCATTAAAGGTATTGCGCTCTATGACCTAGGCAAATACGATGAGGCCATACAGGCTTACGATCAGGCTAACAGAATCAATCCTCAGTTTGCCGAAGCCTGGTACAACAAAGGCGTTGCGCTCACGGCCCTAGGCAAATACGATGAGGCCATCAAGGCTTGCGATCAGGCTATCAGCATTAATCCTCAGTTTGCCGAAGCCTGGTACAACAAAGGCGTTGTCCTTAAGGCGCTCGGCAAATACGATGAGGCCATCAAGGCTTTCGAATCAGGCTATCAGCATTAA
- a CDS encoding potassium/proton antiporter: MIPLEYLLLGVAVMLLLSVVSSKASTQLGVPTLVLFLLIGMLAGSDGPGGIEFNNPWLAQYLGTVALIFILFSGGLDTKWKEIKPVLWRGVILSTIGVMLTAIIVGYAAYYVLDFSLLEAMLLAAIISSTDAAAVFSILRSKQISLKGDLRPLLELESGSNDPMAIFLTTSLIALITGAIASPTTLISMFAQQMALGAVFGYMMGRGMAVIVNRIRLDYRGLYPLLTISLVLLTYALTAALGGNGFLAVYIAGLSLGSHSFIHKRSLIDDHDSMAWLMQIVMFLTLGLLVFPSKLIPVAGIGLFICFVLMFLARPMAVLICLLPFRKMPIKERVMLSWVGLRGSVPIILATFPLISGVQKADMIFNVVFFVVLTSVLVQGSSIPFFARRLGVDAPLVSLPEPPEAVPGREEWEPLVKLKVLSGSSADGKQIADLNLPDDTWIAVLRREGHPIRPGGSTVLKGGDRLSVQSSGPSLDLLRSLVEKKEIASDDNQPEQYVVQPDE; encoded by the coding sequence ATGATACCGCTGGAATACCTTCTGCTGGGCGTAGCTGTAATGCTTCTCCTTAGCGTAGTATCCAGCAAAGCGTCCACCCAGCTGGGTGTGCCGACCCTGGTTTTATTCCTGCTGATCGGCATGCTGGCCGGCTCAGACGGGCCGGGGGGAATAGAGTTCAACAACCCCTGGCTGGCCCAGTACCTGGGTACGGTGGCCTTAATATTCATCCTCTTCTCCGGCGGCCTGGACACCAAATGGAAGGAGATCAAGCCCGTTCTATGGAGGGGGGTGATACTCTCTACTATTGGGGTCATGCTCACCGCCATAATCGTCGGCTATGCCGCCTACTATGTGCTCGACTTCAGCCTCCTGGAGGCGATGCTCCTGGCGGCAATCATCTCCTCTACCGATGCTGCTGCGGTATTCTCCATTCTCCGCTCTAAGCAGATCAGCCTGAAAGGAGATTTAAGGCCATTGCTGGAGCTGGAGTCAGGCAGCAACGATCCCATGGCCATCTTCCTCACCACCAGTCTGATTGCATTGATCACCGGGGCGATTGCTTCCCCCACCACTCTGATCTCCATGTTCGCCCAGCAGATGGCCCTGGGAGCGGTATTCGGCTATATGATGGGCAGGGGCATGGCCGTTATCGTAAACCGTATTCGCCTCGATTATCGGGGCCTATACCCCCTATTGACCATATCGCTGGTCCTGCTGACCTATGCACTGACTGCCGCTCTCGGGGGCAACGGTTTTCTGGCCGTCTACATCGCCGGATTGAGCCTGGGCAGTCACTCCTTTATCCATAAGCGCAGCCTGATAGACGATCATGATAGTATGGCCTGGCTGATGCAGATCGTCATGTTCTTAACATTGGGTCTGCTGGTCTTTCCATCGAAACTCATTCCAGTGGCAGGCATTGGTCTATTCATCTGCTTTGTGCTGATGTTCCTGGCCAGGCCAATGGCCGTTCTCATATGCCTGTTGCCCTTCAGGAAAATGCCCATCAAAGAGAGGGTCATGCTCTCCTGGGTGGGCCTCCGGGGTTCAGTCCCCATCATCCTGGCCACTTTCCCCCTCATATCCGGGGTTCAGAAGGCGGATATGATATTCAATGTGGTCTTCTTCGTGGTCTTGACCAGCGTCCTGGTGCAGGGGTCGTCCATACCTTTCTTCGCCCGCCGGCTGGGTGTGGATGCCCCCCTGGTATCTCTCCCCGAGCCGCCAGAGGCGGTGCCTGGAAGAGAAGAGTGGGAGCCGCTGGTTAAGCTCAAGGTCCTTTCTGGCAGCTCTGCCGATGGAAAGCAGATCGCAGATCTCAACCTGCCCGATGACACCTGGATCGCTGTCTTGAGAAGAGAGGGGCACCCCATCCGCCCCGGCGGGAGCACTGTATTGAAGGGGGGAGATCGCCTCTCCGTCCAGTCCAGCGGACCTTCCCTCGACCTCCTCCGCTCTTTGGTGGAGAAAAAAGAAATTGCGAGCGATGATAATCAGCCTGAGCAGTACGTCGTCCAACCGGATGAATAG
- a CDS encoding MBL fold metallo-hydrolase: protein MKLEFHGAAGGVTGSHMVLHARDLRIGIDAGLFQGGDTDRNQDGFGHDPNRLKAMILTHAHVDHSGRIPLFINEGFKGSVCCTHATRDLYLDIQVGD from the coding sequence ATGAAGCTGGAGTTCCATGGAGCGGCTGGAGGGGTTACAGGCTCGCATATGGTCCTCCACGCCCGGGATCTCCGAATCGGCATAGATGCAGGCCTATTTCAGGGTGGCGATACCGATCGGAACCAGGATGGCTTTGGCCATGATCCCAATCGACTGAAAGCGATGATTCTCACCCATGCCCATGTCGACCACAGCGGCAGGATTCCTCTTTTTATCAACGAGGGATTCAAGGGCTCGGTCTGTTGCACCCATGCCACAAGAGACCTCTATCTGGATATCCAAGTGGGTGATTGA
- a CDS encoding 4Fe-4S binding protein, whose translation MIKFPARQKIRRAMIILSFVLLPATFVYISCPVIIRGASQGVATGGLIVFVLLFISSLLLGRLWCGWLCPGGGLQEIYILLNDKNVRTGRMNLLKYPIFLFILFIPLISAIRSAGGLKTIDLFYYTDQGISIAQQGSYTIFFVQIAFFTAFALLAGKRAFCHYFCPIAVILITGRKIRDLFRWPALQLSSDAGRCSNCRRCSATCPMSLDVNLMVRQGIMENSECILCGCCVDVCSENAISYSFGR comes from the coding sequence ATGATTAAATTCCCGGCCAGACAAAAGATCAGGAGGGCGATGATCATCCTCTCTTTCGTGCTATTGCCCGCCACCTTTGTTTATATATCCTGTCCGGTAATTATCCGGGGTGCATCACAAGGAGTTGCCACTGGCGGCCTTATCGTATTCGTTCTCCTTTTCATCAGCTCGCTTCTTTTGGGCAGGCTGTGGTGCGGATGGCTCTGCCCAGGAGGGGGCTTGCAGGAAATTTATATTCTCCTAAATGATAAAAATGTTCGAACAGGGAGGATGAACCTGCTTAAATATCCGATATTCCTTTTCATACTTTTTATCCCACTCATCTCTGCAATTCGCTCTGCAGGAGGGCTGAAAACCATCGACCTCTTTTATTATACCGATCAGGGCATATCAATTGCACAACAGGGATCGTACACGATATTCTTTGTGCAGATCGCTTTTTTCACCGCCTTTGCCCTGCTAGCCGGCAAGCGTGCCTTTTGCCATTACTTCTGCCCGATCGCCGTGATTCTCATCACCGGAAGGAAGATCCGAGACCTCTTCCGCTGGCCTGCGCTGCAACTCTCATCCGATGCAGGCCGCTGTTCGAATTGCAGAAGGTGCTCGGCAACATGTCCCATGAGCCTTGATGTAAACCTCATGGTCCGTCAGGGGATCATGGAAAACAGCGAATGCATCCTCTGCGGCTGCTGTGTTGATGTCTGCTCGGAGAATGCGATTAGTTATTCATTTGGGAGGTGA
- a CDS encoding efflux RND transporter permease subunit, which translates to MADLERLGEWITGNPVIIIVAAVLLTLVSLHYAQQIESQGMTTEAFVSKDSALYQLYDHLYLENFGSDGNMILIEGDDVAGAEVLSSILRLSDHMHQVEHVLGVQSAADWIADEEYKRTGIRQIPSQERIDEILANAGTSIAHLMPDRGHTRIIIGMPTTSTLTEEQRNRLLLETENAVDYAEFPPGYGVTITGDPSFQAAIVQMMNSTNGQILALCGLLMIVALLLFFRHVRWSLLPLPVVLLGIVWTLGAMGLLHIRMGMTTFAAFPIMIGIGIDYAIQFHNRIDEELSKGKSVLQASTRTVKYVAIPVLVALTVTEAGFFSLLSSSVPSTQDFGKMCMIGLVMCYLSALFVNLTILYQSEKRLPRKKMAAAHSENGSPIGAFIESTATFCIERWKAVLALALLLALAGNYADILVPIETNSQNYIPADLPPLIDLKHMKDVYGGTDSIKFLIQADDVTDPENLKWMDEFGSYLMRSREDRTERATSIATYIKSANGGELPGDTTRAREIIASLPSSVSSAYLNGHNLAIIDVNIGNAQLNLGTEGMERLVRSYEDDLAWHTPPPGVSVRITGQPVLMTTVMDALTEGRVEMSLLGLFLIFVLLLLIYRDLIRALLPVLPMLVVIGWMGLVMYYGGLKYTPLTATLGALVLGVGSEYAILMMERFYEELENVGNPIDALKITANRIGSALVASGMAVIFGFGALIASPFNIISNFGVVTVMSVVLALVTTFTVFVVLAIRMEVQREVLENAKLEMKRAIALINNQRWRRINGN; encoded by the coding sequence ATGGCTGACCTGGAGCGATTGGGAGAATGGATTACCGGCAATCCTGTGATAATCATCGTGGCAGCAGTTCTCCTTACACTGGTATCACTTCACTATGCCCAGCAGATCGAGAGCCAGGGCATGACAACCGAGGCATTCGTCTCAAAAGACTCCGCCCTCTATCAGCTCTACGATCACCTCTACCTGGAAAACTTCGGCTCTGATGGCAATATGATACTCATCGAGGGCGATGACGTGGCAGGGGCCGAGGTCCTGTCTTCCATCCTGCGATTATCAGATCATATGCATCAGGTGGAGCATGTTCTGGGCGTCCAGAGCGCAGCCGACTGGATAGCGGACGAGGAATACAAGAGGACGGGCATCCGGCAAATCCCCTCTCAGGAGAGGATTGACGAGATCCTGGCAAATGCAGGCACCTCCATTGCCCATCTGATGCCGGATCGCGGCCACACCCGAATCATCATCGGCATGCCCACCACCTCCACCCTGACCGAAGAGCAGCGAAACAGGCTCCTCCTGGAAACAGAGAACGCAGTGGACTACGCAGAATTCCCCCCGGGATACGGCGTGACCATCACCGGCGACCCCTCCTTCCAGGCGGCAATCGTGCAGATGATGAACAGCACCAATGGCCAGATCCTCGCCCTGTGCGGCCTGCTGATGATCGTAGCCCTGCTGCTCTTTTTCCGGCATGTCAGGTGGTCGCTTCTCCCCTTGCCAGTGGTCTTACTGGGGATCGTCTGGACACTGGGTGCCATGGGCCTCCTCCATATTCGCATGGGAATGACCACATTTGCCGCATTTCCCATCATGATCGGTATTGGTATAGACTATGCTATACAGTTTCACAACCGGATAGATGAGGAATTGTCTAAAGGCAAATCCGTTCTGCAAGCATCGACGAGAACGGTGAAATATGTGGCAATCCCGGTGCTCGTCGCCCTGACGGTAACGGAGGCGGGCTTCTTCTCCCTTCTCAGCTCCTCCGTCCCATCGACCCAGGACTTCGGAAAGATGTGCATGATCGGCCTGGTCATGTGCTACCTGTCCGCCCTTTTTGTGAACCTGACCATCCTTTATCAGTCCGAGAAGAGGTTGCCCCGAAAGAAGATGGCAGCAGCCCATTCTGAGAATGGCTCGCCAATTGGTGCTTTCATCGAGAGCACTGCCACCTTCTGCATTGAGAGGTGGAAGGCGGTGCTGGCACTGGCTTTACTTTTGGCCCTGGCGGGGAATTATGCTGACATTCTGGTCCCCATAGAGACGAATTCCCAGAACTATATCCCCGCGGACCTGCCGCCGCTGATCGACCTGAAGCATATGAAAGATGTCTATGGGGGAACGGACTCAATCAAGTTCCTGATCCAGGCCGATGATGTCACCGATCCTGAGAACCTCAAATGGATGGACGAGTTTGGCAGCTACCTTATGAGGTCCAGAGAGGACCGGACAGAGAGGGCCACCAGCATTGCCACCTATATCAAATCGGCCAATGGGGGAGAGCTGCCCGGCGACACCACCCGGGCCAGGGAGATCATCGCCTCTCTGCCTTCTTCAGTTAGCAGCGCATACCTCAACGGTCACAACCTGGCGATAATAGATGTGAATATAGGCAATGCCCAGCTCAACCTGGGAACGGAAGGGATGGAGCGTCTGGTCCGGTCCTATGAGGATGACCTGGCCTGGCATACCCCACCGCCCGGAGTTTCCGTCCGGATCACCGGCCAGCCGGTGCTGATGACCACGGTCATGGATGCCCTGACAGAGGGGAGGGTGGAGATGTCCCTGCTCGGCCTGTTCCTGATTTTCGTCCTGCTGCTGCTGATCTACCGGGACCTGATCCGGGCCCTCTTGCCAGTGCTGCCCATGCTGGTAGTGATAGGCTGGATGGGGCTGGTCATGTACTACGGCGGGCTGAAGTACACCCCCCTCACCGCCACACTGGGCGCTCTGGTCCTGGGGGTGGGTTCGGAGTACGCTATACTTATGATGGAGCGCTTCTATGAAGAGCTGGAGAATGTGGGCAATCCCATCGATGCCCTGAAGATCACAGCCAACCGCATAGGTTCTGCATTGGTGGCATCGGGGATGGCGGTCATCTTCGGCTTTGGCGCTCTGATCGCCTCTCCCTTCAACATAATCAGCAACTTCGGAGTGGTCACGGTGATGTCGGTCGTGCTCGCCCTGGTCACCACCTTCACCGTGTTCGTAGTCCTGGCCATTAGAATGGAAGTTCAGCGTGAAGTATTAGAGAATGCAAAACTGGAAATGAAGAGAGCAATTGCACTGATCAACAATCAAAGATGGAGAAGAATCAATGGAAATTAA
- a CDS encoding RDD family protein encodes MDELVLASWSDRFWAWLIDVLLMGLIWHRVVLVLGIDPMHLDAMLILSGLIFVYWTALEGYRGQSLGKMLLNIVVVGPYGEAIGFRDSALQSFGKAFLLPVDCLIGLFAFRGKRQRLFNKLSDTVVKKQVI; translated from the coding sequence TTGGATGAATTGGTGCTGGCCAGCTGGAGTGATCGCTTCTGGGCCTGGCTGATCGATGTTCTGCTCATGGGACTCATATGGCATAGAGTAGTCCTGGTCCTTGGGATCGATCCAATGCATCTGGACGCAATGCTGATTCTGTCCGGTCTGATTTTCGTCTACTGGACCGCACTGGAGGGATACCGTGGGCAATCCCTGGGAAAGATGCTGCTCAATATCGTGGTGGTCGGGCCCTATGGAGAGGCCATCGGCTTTAGGGATTCGGCTCTGCAGTCCTTTGGCAAGGCCTTTCTCCTCCCCGTCGACTGCCTGATCGGCCTATTTGCCTTTCGGGGAAAGAGGCAGCGCCTCTTCAATAAGCTGTCGGACACCGTTGTCAAAAAGCAGGTTATATAA
- a CDS encoding COG1361 S-layer family protein — protein MEIKYAIALASMFILLAPVLAQNTYIPLELGGDNYYTMYGSPDISASISGTDEFKRGDTVTLYLDLTNYGRIIGFKQDQMPQNSKEYALASAELEEENKKPTALGVTATLISQAPQIEVKSGDQVVESLKSGDKTQSPLKFTIKIGEHAPAGEYPLHLNMTYDYQDNVRVYASKLVTEGGTSTFSNYRVSYVYQKANQTVPVTIRVKKQADFVIQNTTAELLAGGKKQEIHATYKNIGEDPVRDAVARLSIFKPFSSTDDQAFIGNLDPGNETTVLFRMDVDSDATAKDYGISSEIKYTDVNGDTVISESMKIPVKVEPAARSLLLPAALALIILIAVGGYIYKKRQKKV, from the coding sequence ATGGAAATTAAGTATGCCATCGCCCTGGCCTCTATGTTCATCCTCCTGGCTCCGGTATTAGCCCAGAACACCTACATACCCCTGGAGCTTGGCGGGGACAATTACTATACCATGTACGGCAGTCCGGACATATCCGCGAGCATCTCCGGCACAGATGAGTTTAAGCGGGGGGATACCGTCACCCTTTATCTTGATCTGACCAACTACGGCAGGATCATAGGCTTCAAGCAGGACCAGATGCCCCAGAATTCCAAGGAGTATGCCCTCGCCAGCGCAGAGCTGGAGGAGGAGAACAAGAAGCCTACCGCTCTGGGGGTCACCGCCACCCTGATCTCCCAGGCCCCTCAGATCGAGGTGAAGTCAGGCGACCAGGTGGTCGAGTCGCTCAAGTCCGGGGACAAGACTCAGTCTCCTCTCAAGTTCACCATCAAGATAGGGGAGCATGCTCCGGCCGGAGAGTATCCACTCCACTTGAATATGACTTATGACTATCAGGATAACGTTCGGGTTTATGCCTCCAAGTTAGTAACCGAGGGGGGCACATCCACCTTCTCCAACTACCGGGTCTCTTATGTCTACCAGAAGGCCAACCAGACAGTGCCCGTCACCATCCGGGTCAAGAAGCAGGCGGACTTCGTGATCCAGAACACCACTGCTGAGCTTTTAGCCGGGGGCAAGAAGCAGGAGATCCATGCCACCTACAAGAATATCGGCGAGGATCCCGTAAGGGATGCTGTAGCCAGGCTTTCTATCTTCAAGCCCTTCTCCTCCACCGATGATCAAGCCTTCATAGGAAATTTGGATCCGGGAAATGAGACCACTGTCCTCTTCCGGATGGACGTCGACTCCGATGCTACAGCAAAGGATTATGGCATAAGCAGCGAGATCAAGTATACTGATGTCAATGGAGACACAGTGATCTCTGAGAGCATGAAAATACCGGTAAAGGTTGAGCCTGCCGCCCGGTCTCTTCTTCTGCCAGCAGCTCTAGCGCTTATTATCTTGATTGCTGTTGGTGGCTATATCTACAAGAAGAGGCAGAAAAAGGTCTGA
- a CDS encoding cupin domain-containing protein yields the protein MKIVQVKDVSSKPNPHGVDARSISDTESAQVVHITLQPGESLKKHITPVDVIFYVLEGVGVVEIGEEKAVAGADTLIESPAKIPHRWMNESNSVTRILVVKTPRPREATRLL from the coding sequence ATGAAGATCGTGCAGGTCAAAGACGTATCCAGCAAGCCCAATCCCCATGGGGTGGATGCCCGGAGCATCAGCGATACCGAGAGCGCCCAGGTAGTGCATATAACCCTGCAGCCTGGTGAGTCATTGAAAAAGCACATCACTCCGGTGGATGTGATATTCTATGTCCTGGAAGGAGTTGGGGTGGTGGAGATCGGCGAGGAGAAAGCGGTTGCAGGGGCGGACACCTTGATTGAGAGCCCGGCAAAGATTCCCCACCGCTGGATGAACGAGAGCAATAGCGTCACTCGAATCCTGGTGGTCAAGACCCCCAGGCCACGCGAGGCCACCAGGCTGCTTTGA